The DNA window GTGTGCGCTCCTTGCGGATACACACACGGCCGGGGGCACCCTACAGATCGTTGACGTTCGTCACCTCACCGCGGGGCAGTGAGATGACGTCACCATTGGCTCGTACGGTGACCATCCCTGGTAGCTGCTCGGCCTGTGCCTCGTTCATGACGCGAATGCGGAACACCCGGCCCACCATGAATGGCGGCGGGTCGTAGGCTTCCACCATCTGCACCTCGAAAGGCCGACTGGCGATGAGCGCGTCGAGTTCGGCGATGCGCGGATCGTCGTCGCCACACTCGGCGAGTGCCTCCAACCGCGCGGCGATGTCCGGGTCGAGCACCTCGAGCCCGCCCATCAGCCACAGGGTGTAGCTGGCAGTGACCAGGACGTAGTCGTCAACACGCGACAGACCGAAGTGGTCGTCCAGAGCGATGAGGGCTGCGAGCGTTGTCGCTGGCTCCTCGTCGAACCTGTTGGTGCCGACCTGTTCAGCCGCCGCACCCAGCGCGTCGACAAGCCCGTGGCCGAACACTAGGTCATTGGTTGATGCCATTGAAATACACCTGCCTTCTGAATTGTAGGGGGTACTAAAGCAGTATTATGACAAATTTACACGTATATGTCAACCTATAGCTGCAACGCGACGCGATACGCAGCCTCTTCAAGCAGCATCTCACGAGTTATTCTACCGTCAGTCACGAGTGGGTACGGGTCTTTCAGCTCACTGCCGTAGCGCTGCTGCATCATGACGCCAAAATCTGGATACACGGCTGGTACAAGCTCGGCAATTTCAGGTGGAAACTCCACGTCAACATCGAGCCCCATTTTGCGTACACCGCCCATCTGCTCGATAATCACGATCGAAAGCCCTCGAAATCCGAGCGCCTCGTGGAGCGTATCATTGCCACTCTCGATCGTCGCTAAATACTCACCTGCTGTAGCGCCAGCAATCTCATGTAGTTGAGCGTGGCGATTCAGTGCGCCACGGATTGTTTCATCGAGGCTGAGCGGCTGCTCATTAACTCCGCTTTTCGTTGTATAGCCCACAACATCAACTGAATGTCCGGCCCGCTCCATGGCATGCTGCAGCGCACCAAGCTTGATTGGGCTCTGGCTACTCACATGTAGGCGACGGTGATGACGCTCGGCCATCTCGCTATTTGTCGTCGTTTTCGGTTGGTTCTTCTTCGGTGCCGTCGGTCGTCGCTTTGAGCTTGGCTTCGGCGTTACCCGCGTTTACTTCGTAGCTGGTGTTGGTACTTTCGAAAAAGTTGACGAGTTCGTAGGTGTCATTCGCGGTTGCCATCCAC is part of the Candidatus Saccharibacteria bacterium genome and encodes:
- a CDS encoding DUF84 family protein, whose protein sequence is MAERHHRRLHVSSQSPIKLGALQHAMERAGHSVDVVGYTTKSGVNEQPLSLDETIRGALNRHAQLHEIAGATAGEYLATIESGNDTLHEALGFRGLSIVIIEQMGGVRKMGLDVDVEFPPEIAELVPAVYPDFGVMMQQRYGSELKDPYPLVTDGRITREMLLEEAAYRVALQL